The DNA segment AAAGGGATGTTCCTGCTTCAGCGGATCCGCGATGAAGCCCACCGCTTCGCGATCACGTACCACCGCAGCGTGCGCGCGAAGAAGGGCTTGGCGTCCAAGCTGGATTCCATACCCGGGATCGGGCCGGCCCGGCGCAAATTGCTGCTCAAGACCTTCGGGTCGCTGGAGGCCATCCGGACCGCGCCGGTGGACGAGCTGATGAAGGTGAGGGGAATCACCCGCCGGACGGCGGATCGCCTGCGGGGAGAGCTGTGAGGACGGCGGATGCATAAAGCCTGGATCATCGACGACGACGTGGACATGTGCAAGGCGGTGGGCCTGATGCTGGTGGTGGTCGGAGTCCAGGCCCGTTCGTTTTCCAGCCCGGTCGAGGCGGGCAAGGCGCTGCTGTCAATGCCGCCGCCCGACATCATCTTCCTCGACCTGAACATGCCCAAGGTCGACGGGGCGGAATTTCTGCGCTTCGTCCGTTCCCGTTACCCGAAAGAGAAGCTTCCAGTGGTGATGCTCTCGGTGGAAAGCGCGGAGACAGCGGTGTATACTTTGCTTTCGGCCGGGGCCAACAGCTTCCTGGTAAAACCGTTGGACGTGGAGGATTTGCGAAAAGTGCTGGTGCAGGTGCTTCCGGGATTCGCCGAACAGAACCCGGAGGAGCTGGCGTAACCCTAGGCTATCGGAGAAGAGATGTACTCGAAGACCGCGAAACCGCAACCCCCGAAACGGCGTCCGAAAAATTGGGTGTACATGCTGTTCGTTATTTTCGGCCTGGTCATGGTTGTCGGGTTTGTCATCACGGCCATCGCACCGTAAGAACAGAATTCCGCCCCGTCGTCTTCGAACCGGATAGGCGTCGATTCCCCGCCCGCCGAACGCTGGCGCGCTGGCGGTCGCCTATTCATGACGTCACCGGCTGCCCAGCGGCGGATCCTTCCCCCCGTCCCGGCCGTGGGATCTTACCCTCCCGGCGATGCGCGCTCCCAGGCTGGGGGGCCTTTGGGAT comes from the Anaerolineales bacterium genome and includes:
- a CDS encoding response regulator, giving the protein MHKAWIIDDDVDMCKAVGLMLVVVGVQARSFSSPVEAGKALLSMPPPDIIFLDLNMPKVDGAEFLRFVRSRYPKEKLPVVMLSVESAETAVYTLLSAGANSFLVKPLDVEDLRKVLVQVLPGFAEQNPEELA